TATCAAATAGCGCGATACTATGGCATTTCGCCGCGGGAGTTGATGGCAGAAAACCAAATCCGCAACCCAACTCGATTGCAGATCGGACAGCGCTTACGTATCCCTACCCCTCAAAAATCCACCTCGGCATCCGATGAGAGCGCAATCCAAAACGGCTATCTACCTCCTCATACCCCTACCCTTCCACACACCAAAGAAACCCCACCACTCAATCCTAGCTCAAAAAGAATTTCATCTTTCTTACGGCCGATTATCCATCTGATGGAGATCCCGCGAGTAAAGCGCGGGCGATGGAAATACGTGGTCGTCCACCACAGCGGCGCCTCTTCAGGCAACGCAAAAATTATGGACAGTTACCACCGACGCATCGGAATGGAAAACGGACTAGCTTATCATTTCGTGATCGGAAATGGACGACAAAGCAGAGACGGCCAAATCGAAGTTG
The nucleotide sequence above comes from Candidatus Methylacidiphilales bacterium. Encoded proteins:
- a CDS encoding N-acetylmuramoyl-L-alanine amidase, coding for MRARSLWLHIFLIGMWSAFGGSLIAQTQPPDYHVVRRGETLYQIARYYGISPRELMAENQIRNPTRLQIGQRLRIPTPQKSTSASDESAIQNGYLPPHTPTLPHTKETPPLNPSSKRISSFLRPIIHLMEIPRVKRGRWKYVVVHHSGASSGNAKIMDSYHRRIGMENGLAYHFVIGNGRQSRDGQIEVGHRWVHQIAGGHLYDDRLNEISIGICLIGNFNRHAPTKRQIAATTELIRYLNQRCGRRLIFRGHREINARPTDCPGRYFPLRAFHRLFN